Proteins encoded in a region of the Drosophila busckii strain San Diego stock center, stock number 13000-0081.31 chromosome 2L, ASM1175060v1, whole genome shotgun sequence genome:
- the LOC108594384 gene encoding 2-oxoglutarate and iron-dependent oxygenase JMJD4 homolog: MAAENTAPELLALQPEESIRFNTTAENICINRRSAEELDYNEFYWRYLHANWPLIITDVSNKWECRKWAQNAEDDTNGNANANVSSTVSEHTHINFDYLKSRIDNLDVPVADCNAMYFNSHAKLEFKFYDYLERWQRNLENATNSNVAKDNLYLKDWHLAAQMPAYKFYHVPKYFASDWLNEKLMKQKQDDYRFVYMGPKDSWTSFHSDVLGSYSWSTNIVGHKKWLIMPPGEELKLADRLGNLPFSIDETLLDSHQVRYFTINQTANEAVFVPSGWYHQVWNVTDTISVNHNWFNACNAPLVWRNLLGNLQAVYKEIADCRQMDNFEAHCQTMLRASFGINYLDFIELLECIASQRLAAQLEPRTTTNSLLLFDSYTMNDYHVQYDLDCLRKLLAQMLQESSVQQCDAAYERCRLLLQQLQS; encoded by the exons aTGGCTGCAGAAAATACGGCGCCGGAACTGCTGGCGCTGCAACCAGAGGAAAGCATAAGATTTAACACTACtgctgaaaatatttgtattaaccGACGCAGCGCCGAGGAGCTAGACTACAACGAATTTTACTGGCGCTATCTGCATGCGAATTGGCCATTGATTATAACAGATGTCTCAAACAAGTGGGAGTGTCGTAAGTGGGCGCAAAATGCTGAAGATGACACCAATGGCAATGCTAATGCCAACGTTAGCTCAACTGTTAGTGAGCATACCCACATTAACTTCGACTACCTCAAAAGCCGCATAGACAACCTGGACGTGCCTGTGGCTGACTGCAATGCTATGTATTTTAATAGTCATGCCAAGCTGGAGTTTAAGTTTTATGATTATCTCGAGCGCTGGCAACGCAACTTAGAGAATGCAACCAACAGTAATGTGGCCAAGGATAATCTCTACCTCAAGGACTGGCATTTGGCTGCACAAATGCCGGCCTACAAGTTCTATCATGTGCCGAAATATTTTGCCTCCGACTGGCTTAACGAGAAGCtaatgaaacaaaagcaagacgACTATCGCTTTGTCTACATGGGACCCAAGGACTCATG GACTTCATTCCATTCGGACGTTCTAGGCTCCTACAGCTGGTCTACGAATATAGTTGGTCATAAGAAGTGGCTCATTATGCCGCCTGGTGAGGAGCTCAAGCTGGCAGATCGCTTGGGCAATCTGCCCTTTAGCATAGACGAAACGCTGCTGGACTCGCATCAAGTGCGCTATTTTACCATCAATCAAACCGCAAACGAGGCGGTGTTTGTGCCCAGCGGTTGGTATCATCAAGTATGGAATGTAACAGACACTATATCGGTGAACCACAATTGGTTCAATGCATGCAACGCGCCGCTCGTTTGGCGTAACTTGCTGGGAAACCTGCAGGCAGTGTACAAGGAAATCGCCGACTGCCGGCAAATGGACAACTTTGAGGCTCACTGCCAGACCATGTTGCGCGCCAGCTTTGGCATTAACTACCTCGATTTTATAGAGCTTCTGGAATGCATTGCCAGCCAACGTTTGGCAGCGCAACTCGAGCCAAGAACAACGACCAACAGCTTATTACTTTTTGATAGTTATACAATGAACGATTATCATGTGCAATATGATTTGGATTGCCTGCGGAAGCTGCTCGCCCAGATGCTGCAGGAGTCCAGTGTGCAGCAGTGTGACGCAGCCTACGAACGCTGTCGGTTGCtattgcagcaactgcagtcTTAG